The following are encoded together in the Lactuca sativa cultivar Salinas chromosome 1, Lsat_Salinas_v11, whole genome shotgun sequence genome:
- the LOC111882844 gene encoding E3 ubiquitin-protein ligase RSL1 — MPKSVSCLKAKPRKKRISRKNMAMNHVIDVDKIIDVEEDSYFSDLHANVDDQELQLQEALISSASKSNASSSSSSSSSIPATSPPPNKLKRKQPMVKAEEATLHERICGICMDTKALPEIFSNAKVCGHLFCSDCISQYVSVKIKENIAKVKCPDPTCEGIIGPEVCRDIVPKEVLERWEDALCESMILATQKFYCPFKDCSAMLVDDSGETVTSSECPNCNRLFCAQCKVAWHSGMDCKEFKSLKKDERNPEDLMLMQLAKNKKWKRCPGCNFYVEKQIGCHRISCRCGNHFCYGCGKKHVGSYACNI; from the exons ATGCCGAAGTCAGTTAGTTGTTTGAAGGCGAAG CCCAGAAAGAAGCGCATCAGTCGTAAGAACATGGCTATGAACCACGTTATAGATGTAGATAAAATTATAGATGTAGAAGAAGATTCATACTTCTCAGATCTGCATGCAAACGTGGATGACCAGGAACTACAACTTCAAGAGGCCCTAATATCTTCAGCATCCAAAAGTaatgcatcatcatcatcatcatcatcatcatcaattcCTGCAACTTCCCCACCTCCAAATAAATTAAAGAGGAAGCAGCCAATGGTGAAAGCTGAAGAAGCCACATTACACGAGCGCATTTGTGGCATTTGCATGGACACAAAAGCTCTACCAGAAATCTTTTCAAATGCAAAGGTCTGCGGTCATCTGTTCTGCTCTGATTGCATAAGCCAATATGTATCTGTGAAGATTAAAGAAAACATCGCGAAGGTGAAGTGTCCTGACCCAACGTGCGAAGGGATAATAGGACCTGAAGTTTGTCGAGATATAGTGCCAAAAGAAGTTCTTGAAAGATGGGAGGATGCTTTATGCGAGTCTATGATCCTGGCTACTCAGAAATTCTACTGCCCGTTTAAAGATTGTTCAGCCATGTTGGTGGATGATAGCGGAGAAACTGTGACATCTTCTGAATGCCCAAACTGCAACAGATTGTTCTGTGCGCAGTGTAAGGTGGCATGGCATTCAGGGATGGATTGCAAAGAGTTTAAGAGCCTAAAGAAGGATGAGAGAAATCCAGAGGATCTAATGTTGATGCAGCTTGCCAAGAACAAAAAATGGAAGAGATGCCCAGGCTGCAACTTTTATGTGGAAAAACAAATCGGTTGTCATCGCATTTCTTGCag ATGTGGCAATCATTTttgttatggatgtggaaagaAGCACGTTGGAAGCTATGCTTGTAATATTTGA